The following coding sequences are from one Shewanella violacea DSS12 window:
- a CDS encoding xanthine dehydrogenase family protein molybdopterin-binding subunit: MSRFDLSRRSFIKQCVVGGVAVYSAPMLFNAGKANAAMVSDALMEQWKGTGKPKFRLDGIAKVTGQKIYGRDYRAMDMDGWPDTQHYGFILRANKADHRFEGINLSAIPESAKPSLVITSTTLKEAGIKLPGFFGDKMLLAKGQTPDYLGHAVALLIFSDFTSFKAAKLRLQFSESAIIYGEKTSLTSESKDPLASWRIVRSEGKNGANGVDNYSTLSDGLFFPNYVDHQAVWPTDSDKSGSTAQRAIYYADDMAKQMDEEDWFIFEQDYQTQSIEPMMMEPEAFNGWFDRASGTLHTVLTIQSPHDFYLQAGEMIEHSKYKHQITKLVVHSPFIGGGFGAKDHSIFPYYGLMASLLSDKPVHIANDRFEQFQAGLKRHPFKMHHKLAIDKKTLKFKALISDMVIDGGGRLNFTGSVTMVGASALQGVYYLPQNDITAVAYASQNPDCGSMRGYGTLQAMSAMEMMVNESAEKLNVDPFDLRLANIMQPGYRNTQGAIPNGALRYQEMLELAQKHDIWVNREQKKQEFEASNPGKKYGVGFGIVTKDYGTGANAPSTQISITKEGKIVVRLASMEMGTGTDTSQGTLVQQYLGNMADEVFLGEVTLWDVMKLKETDSPYLISQDKQDVMEKDPRWTPSIAMASSASQSSYFQSHTTNIAAKIILEQGLWPAAIEIWRTQFFNNDHAPADFTDVNNAHWIDGKLTAAGYPPLSIDILAHKAHTMGLVTGVMVHAFNRWSWAESEFVIAGKSNKLSIDALALQYGSGASKAKQALMGDTGYHLLDRSRVNYPSTTMNNAMVTYYAPCATLCEIAVQEGSGEVEILATHTWLECGRVIVEKLVEGQIEGGLVMGLGHVLHEYLPLGEEGAGNGTWNLNRYQVPLAKHVGVWNLTHTILPPLSESDPTKGMAEVVMIPIVPAVVEAVYQAIGTRFYHLPISKKEIKKALS; this comes from the coding sequence ATGTCTAGATTCGATCTTTCGCGTCGGTCATTTATAAAGCAATGTGTGGTGGGCGGAGTCGCCGTGTACAGTGCGCCTATGCTGTTTAACGCAGGCAAGGCGAATGCAGCAATGGTTTCTGATGCTTTGATGGAGCAGTGGAAAGGGACGGGTAAACCTAAATTTCGTCTAGACGGTATCGCTAAAGTCACCGGGCAGAAGATTTATGGCCGCGATTACCGCGCCATGGACATGGATGGCTGGCCCGATACTCAGCACTATGGATTTATTTTACGTGCTAATAAAGCCGATCACCGTTTCGAAGGCATAAACCTTTCAGCAATCCCGGAAAGTGCTAAACCAAGTCTGGTGATCACATCTACAACACTTAAAGAGGCTGGCATTAAATTACCGGGCTTTTTCGGCGATAAGATGTTGTTAGCCAAAGGTCAAACGCCTGATTACTTAGGTCACGCGGTTGCCCTGTTGATATTTAGTGATTTTACTTCCTTTAAAGCCGCTAAGCTCAGGCTGCAGTTTAGCGAGAGCGCCATTATTTATGGTGAGAAAACGTCATTAACCAGCGAGAGTAAAGATCCCTTAGCCAGTTGGCGTATCGTTCGCTCTGAGGGGAAAAATGGTGCCAATGGCGTGGATAATTACAGTACCTTGAGCGATGGACTCTTCTTCCCTAATTATGTCGACCATCAGGCAGTCTGGCCTACAGATAGTGACAAATCTGGTTCAACGGCCCAGCGCGCCATCTATTATGCCGATGATATGGCGAAGCAGATGGATGAAGAGGACTGGTTTATCTTTGAGCAAGATTATCAGACTCAGTCTATCGAGCCCATGATGATGGAGCCAGAAGCATTCAACGGTTGGTTCGACCGCGCCAGTGGCACTCTACATACTGTGCTCACCATACAATCTCCCCATGATTTTTATCTGCAAGCCGGTGAGATGATTGAACACAGTAAGTATAAACATCAGATCACTAAGCTAGTCGTGCATTCGCCCTTCATAGGTGGTGGCTTCGGCGCAAAGGATCATTCCATATTTCCTTATTATGGCCTGATGGCATCTCTGTTAAGTGATAAGCCAGTGCATATCGCCAACGATAGATTTGAGCAATTTCAGGCGGGTCTAAAACGTCATCCGTTTAAGATGCATCATAAGCTGGCCATCGATAAGAAAACCCTTAAATTTAAGGCATTAATCTCAGATATGGTGATTGATGGCGGTGGACGCTTAAACTTTACCGGCTCTGTGACTATGGTGGGGGCCAGTGCACTGCAAGGTGTGTACTATCTGCCACAAAACGATATCACAGCCGTGGCTTATGCTTCACAGAATCCTGATTGTGGTTCGATGCGAGGCTATGGCACCTTACAAGCTATGTCTGCCATGGAGATGATGGTCAACGAGTCGGCAGAGAAACTTAATGTCGACCCATTCGACCTCAGGCTCGCCAACATCATGCAGCCTGGTTATCGTAACACTCAGGGCGCAATTCCCAATGGGGCACTGCGTTATCAGGAGATGTTGGAACTGGCGCAAAAGCACGATATTTGGGTTAACCGCGAACAGAAAAAACAAGAGTTTGAAGCAAGTAATCCGGGTAAAAAATATGGCGTAGGTTTTGGCATAGTGACCAAAGATTATGGTACCGGGGCCAATGCACCTTCGACTCAGATTTCTATCACTAAAGAAGGCAAGATTGTCGTTCGTCTCGCTTCCATGGAGATGGGAACCGGCACTGACACCTCTCAAGGAACCCTTGTTCAGCAGTATCTGGGTAACATGGCCGATGAAGTCTTCCTCGGTGAGGTGACGCTTTGGGATGTGATGAAGCTTAAAGAGACAGATTCTCCCTATTTAATCTCGCAAGATAAGCAAGATGTGATGGAGAAAGATCCTCGTTGGACGCCATCTATCGCGATGGCCTCTTCGGCATCTCAATCTTCATACTTTCAGAGTCACACCACAAATATTGCCGCTAAGATCATCTTAGAGCAGGGCTTATGGCCCGCAGCAATTGAGATCTGGCGAACACAATTTTTCAATAATGACCACGCGCCTGCTGACTTTACCGATGTTAACAATGCCCATTGGATTGACGGTAAATTAACGGCGGCAGGTTACCCACCACTGTCTATCGATATTCTGGCTCATAAAGCCCACACCATGGGACTTGTGACTGGAGTGATGGTCCATGCATTCAATCGCTGGTCTTGGGCCGAGAGTGAATTCGTTATCGCAGGAAAAAGCAACAAGCTTTCCATCGATGCCTTAGCGCTCCAATACGGCAGTGGTGCGAGTAAAGCTAAGCAAGCCTTGATGGGTGATACAGGCTATCACTTACTCGACAGAAGCAGAGTGAACTACCCGAGCACCACCATGAATAATGCCATGGTCACTTACTACGCGCCGTGTGCCACTCTATGTGAAATAGCCGTACAGGAAGGCAGTGGCGAGGTCGAGATATTAGCGACCCATACTTGGCTGGAATGTGGCCGGGTTATCGTTGAAAAACTGGTAGAAGGCCAGATAGAAGGTGGCCTAGTCATGGGACTTGGTCATGTGCTGCATGAGTATTTGCCATTGGGTGAGGAGGGCGCAGGTAACGGCACCTGGAACCTTAACCGTTATCAGGTTCCTCTGGCTAAGCATGTAGGGGTATGGAATTTAACCCATACTATATTGCCGCCCTTGTCGGAATCAGATCCAACCAAAGGTATGGCTGAAGTGGTGATGATCCCCATAGTTCCGGCCGTTGTGGAAGCCGTTTATCAGGCAATAGGTACACGTTTTTATCATTTACCTATCAGTAAGAAAGAGATTAAGAAGGCATTATCATGA
- a CDS encoding (2Fe-2S)-binding protein, whose protein sequence is MSIISLSINNKAIGPIETSDDVMMIEFLHEHLNMTGTKFGCGVGVCHACTVIIDNQDGTSESVRTCINGVSRFNGKKIRTVEGHAKANEFGEIIKLSPVQETFIENFSFQCGWCTSGFVNETTVLVERLKLMPIRVSEIETVIEKALGDHVCRCTGYVKYYKAVKELILSTEGLTRP, encoded by the coding sequence ATGAGCATAATTTCACTGAGTATTAACAACAAGGCTATAGGTCCAATTGAGACCAGTGACGATGTCATGATGATTGAATTTCTTCATGAACATCTGAATATGACTGGCACCAAATTCGGTTGTGGTGTGGGTGTCTGTCATGCTTGTACTGTGATCATAGATAACCAAGATGGCACCAGTGAATCCGTGCGTACCTGTATCAATGGTGTGTCGAGATTCAATGGCAAGAAGATAAGAACTGTCGAAGGTCACGCCAAGGCGAATGAATTTGGTGAGATCATTAAGCTGTCTCCGGTACAGGAGACTTTTATTGAGAATTTCTCCTTCCAGTGTGGTTGGTGTACCTCAGGCTTCGTCAATGAAACCACTGTCTTGGTAGAGCGATTAAAACTCATGCCAATTCGAGTGTCTGAGATTGAAACCGTTATCGAGAAAGCCTTAGGCGATCACGTCTGTCGCTGCACCGGGTATGTTAAATACTACAAGGCAGTGAAAGAGTTAATCTTATCGACAGAAGGACTCACACGCCCATGA